The window AGGGCTACTTGCCGCCCGTACTGAGCTATTGATTCGTATAATCACATTTCCTGCTCCGCATTTGCTCCAAGTCGTATGCATCAAATTGTCCCGCAAGGAAAAGTCACCTTTCGGGGAATCGTCAGCTCTTGGTCCTCTTTGGCCAGCAAAAAAATATTCGCGATGCAGCTTGGTCTTCCCCTCAGCGTATCCCCTCCAGTCCGCAGTCATAGTGGAAACCTGCCAACCCGCTGGCACATGAACCGGTATGGCAAAACTGCATGCGGTGCGCATCATACCGCTGGCAGCATTATTCTTCGGTCTTGCGGCATCAAATTGATCAAACAAAACTGTCAGGGTATCAGTGTTTTCACCTGAAACAGACATTGAATTATTCCCCGGACAACCTGTACCTCTTGCTTTCACAGGAGATTTGAAATACACAGAAGAACCTGCCAATGCTTGGCTGGCGACTAGTGCAATACTGGCAACCAATACTGCAAGAGTGAAGGCCTGTATTTTCTTCATAATTTTTCTCCTCTCTATTGTTGATTCTTGACAAGAATGGATAAGCCCCGATCATCAATATGATGACGATAGAGGCTTGAAATGCTGCTTAGAAACAATTTAACAACTTGCTTTCTCTATCAACGGCCGCATTTTTTCCACTTCAAATGGAAAACTATCTTGTTTTTCAGATCAACCGTGTCAACTGCGATATAGCTGGGGTTACTTGTGGCGCGTACACTCGCATTAATTCGCATAGGGACGTCTGCTCCACATTTGCCCCATACAACAGTGCCATGTGCCAGATTATCATGCAAGGTATAATCGCCTCTCGGGGAATCGTCAAGCCTTGGTCCTCTTTGACCGGCAAAAAAATACTCACGATGCAGCTTGGTTCTCCCTTCGGCGTATCCCCTCCAGTCCGCAGTCATGGTGGATACCTGAAGACCTTGTGGCACATGAACTGGTACAACAAAACTGCAGGAGGCACGCATCATACCGCTTGCAGCATTATTCTTCGGTCTTGCGGCATCAAATTGATCAAACAAAACAGTCATAGTGTCGGTACCTTCGCCAGAAACACTCACTGAATTGGGTCCAGGACACCCTGTGCCTCTAAATTTCACAGGTGCTTTGAAATACACGGGCGGGCCAGCAAATGCTTGGCCTGCAAAAACTGTTAACACGACAAGAGCAAAAAAAACTTTCAACAGCTTCATGCTTCCTCCTTTCTTAGGAATTGATTGGTGTGCTACGATATAATATTTCAGGTCTATCGTAACATTGTGGAACGATAAAGGCGGATTAAAATATTTTGATGAGTATGAAATATTTATTTTTACGTTAATGTAAAATGTTACACTAACATGCTGGTTTGATTTTTCAAGCTAAAAAGATGGTTACGTAGAGGAAAATGATAGGGTGGTCTGTCTGAAGCAGAAAATGGGGGAGGAGGTGGCCCGGCCTAAACCGGGCACAGGGCGCTGAACTCTTGGTTCGTAAAGGGAGGACTCTTCTCCGGTCCAAGGAGGAGCCGGAGAAGTCTTTGCGAACCGTTTTTTTGTTGGAGCAAGTGAGGGATGACTTATTTGGTCATGAAGTCGGCGTAGGCATGAGATCCGTGCTCGCCATAATCCAGCCCCTCAATCTCTTCCTCTTCGGTAACCCGGAGGCCAACGGTCATTTTGATGACTGTAAAGAGAATGAACGCGCAACCGAAGCTCCAGGCAAAGGCCGCGCCAATACCGATCAGCTGTGTGGTGATGATCTTGGCGGTTACACCTTCCATGTTGAAGATACCAGCAGCCAAGGTTCCCCAAGCACCGCAGACGCCGTGGACAGAAACTGCCCCCACCGGGTCATCGATGTGCATGCGATCGATGATGACAACCGAGAAGACAACCAGAACACCAGCGATTGCCCCGATGATTGCAGAGCTGGTCGGGCTGACATTGGCACAACCGGCGGTGATACCTACCAGACCAGCCAGTGCGCCGTTGAGACTCATGCTGATGTCCGGCTTCTTGAACATAACCCAAGAGGTGAGCATGCCGGTAACGGCACCGGCACAAGCTGCCAAGTTGGTGTTAACAAAGATCATGGCGATATCAGTGATGCCTGCGGTGGTGGAACCGGGGTTGAATCCGAACCAACCGAGCCAGAGGATGAAGACACCAACAGCTGCCAGCGGGATGTTGTGACCAGGAATTGCCTTTACTTCACCGTTCTTGCCGTATTTTCCTACACGTGGTCCAATGACGATAGCGCCTGCCAGAGCTGCCCAGCCACCGATAGAGTGAACAACGGTTGAGCCTGCGAAATCAATGAAACCCATTCCTTCAAGCCAGCCACTACCGTGGAACAGGCTGCCCCATGCCCAGCTACCGAAAACCGGGTAAATAAAGGCGCAAAGTGCAGCGCTGTAGATCAGGTAGCTGGTGAATTTGGTACGCTCAGCCATTGCACCGGAAACGATGGTTGCAGCGGTTGCAGCAAAAACACACTGGAACATCCAGAAGGCAAGAACCCAAGGATCTCCGCCCACTTTGAAATCGCTGAGGAAAAAACCGTCAGTTCCGAACCAACCTGTACCACTGGTTCCAAACATCAGGCCAAAACCGATGGCCCAGAAGAACAGAGAACCCATACTGAAGTCCATCAGGTTCTTCATCATAATATTAATGGCGTTCTTGGCCCGGGTAAAACCAGCCTCAACCATAGCAAAACCAGCCTGCATAAAGAAAACCAGAGCAGCAGCGACCAAAGTCCACACATAGTCAAGATTGGTCTGTACACCCTGTGCGGTGGGTTCGTCACCGGCACCGGCTAAAGTTGGTAACAGAGAGAGCGTAAGCAGAGCTCCGGTTAGCAGCATTTTTTTCTTCATTATTCTCACCTTATTTCTGTATAACTTAAGAAAAAATTATATGTTTTTTCGACTTTTCATGAAAAAGATCAGCGCACCGACAAACAGATTCCAGATAGAGTTAAGATGGCTCTGTACAGTCATGGCTTCATCGGCTGCGCCGACAAAGGTCGGTGTTAATGCCAAGATAATCAGGATTCCTGTTGTCAGAGTTTTATTCTTCATCTTTCTTCTCCTTCACCGATTCGACAGTGCATGTATTCTTTTTTTCGGCGACCTTATATGGCCTCCTTGCCTTTTTCTCCTGTCCTGATTCTGCATACGGTATCTACCGGCAGGACAAAGATTTTTCCATCACCGATCTTGCCGGTTCTGGTGCTGGATATCACCGCATCAATAACCTTATCTACTTCGCTGGCATCAATAACGATTTCAATTTTAATCTTCGGGATGAAATCAACTTTATACTCAGCACCACGGTAGATCTCGGTATGTCCCTTTTGTCGACCAAAACCCTTAACCTCGCTGACGGTCATCCCCTTGATTCCAAGCTCATTGAGTGCTTCTTTCAGGTCGTCTAGTTTAAAGGGTTTGATGATAACCTCTATCTTCTTCATGTCTCTCTCTTCCTCACAGTTCTTTGTTTGAATGAATGGTGACATAGACTTGTCATTCTTGCGTCTTATTAAGCAACGAGTGTGCCATTTTTTTTCACTGAAGTGGATTGTAAAATAACAACCTGTTTTTTATTAGTTTGCTTGTGCTTAGTAAAGAAAGATATTTTTTGAACTTTGAGCAGTAATGTTCGTAAATGTATATTTGCTTCATAATTGAAGTGATTGTGTCTTCTGTTGTGTAACGGTGTCTTCTTTTATGTCGCTCGATTTATGAGTAGCGAGCTTCTGTTTGCCGGGATTTTCCACCATCGCTGCTGGATGGGGTAGTCAATGAGCGCTGTGATAAGGCTACAAGCTGGCCCACGGGATAAAGCCGCTCACGCTGGCTGATTGGGGATTGGAGGATTTTCCGAGAGCGGCTTGAGGCAAGGAGAAAAGGATATGAGCTCTAGGAGGGCTGTATTTGTTCCGTTAGCTATAATATTTGGCTATACGCCTTTCCCTTGTTTTGAGGTGTTCAATAATAATTCTGACATGCTCTTTGATTGACCCGTCCTGAATATAGTTGACACATTAATGACCATTCAGGAGGGGAATAATATGAAAAAAGAACCTGTCAAACGTTACAGCCAGGCACTTAAACAACAGGTTGTCAGAGAGTACGAAGAGGGCGTCAGCATCTACAGCTTGCGTCAGAAATATGGCATTGGCGCTCACGGCACCGTAGAGCGATGGATTAAGAAGTTTGGCCGTTCCGGTTACCGCGCCGAGGTTGTGCATATCCAAACGGTTGAAGATCAGCTTGAATTTAAAGCAATGAAAAGCCGGATCAAGGAGCTGGAATCGGCATTGGCACAAAGCGTCCTTGAAAACCGGATGCTGGAAACCACGATAGAAGTAGCCGATCAATCATTGGGCACTGATATTAAAAAAATTTCGGGAGGAAATTATAACCAGGGCAGCAGCTGTAAGGCAGATCAGCAGGCAGGCGGCCTGTAACTGGTACGGTATCAGTCGGCAGGCATATTACCAGGCATTGCAGCGACAGATGCTCCAGGCAGCCGAAAACCAACTCATCGTGGAACTGGTCAGGGCCATCCGCCAGCGTCACCCACGTATGGGCGGACGAAAACTGCATTACGAACTACAGGATTCGATGACCGCCTTGGGAATTTTCAGGGGCAGAGACGCATTTTTCAAGCTGTTGTCAGCACATAACCTGCTGGTTCCAACCAGACTCAGCCGTCGCAGAACCACACATGCAGGCCTGTGGCGATGTCCCAACCTGTTGATTGATTTAACCATTACCCACGTCCATCAGGCCTGGGTTGGTGACATCACCTATATCACGACCGAGGCAGGATTTGTTTATCTGGCTTTACTGACCGATGTTTTTTCTCGCTTTATTGTCGGCTTCGATCTCTCGTCGTCGCTTGCGGTCGAAGGGTGTGACCGGGCGCTGAAACAGGCGATAGCACAGGCTGACGGTGCTGATTTGCGTGGCCTGATCCATCATTCGGATCATGGGGTGCAATACACCGCCTGGTTGTACCGGGAGCGATTGCAAAAGATGGAGATACGTTCCAGCATGGGAGAAGTGGGCAACTGTTACGAAAACGCCTTAGCTGAACGAGTGAATGGAATCTTAAAAGGCGAATATGGCCTTGACGACCTTTTCATTGATAAGGAACATGCTCAGAAAGCTGTCCGGGAAGCTGTATGGCTATACAATTATGAACGGCCTCATCTGGCACTCAACTATGGCAAGCCTGCAGAGATTTATTTTGAGAAAATTGATGTGAAGTAGTTACTATTTTGGTGTCAACATATTTCAGGACTTGACAGATATCTGGATCTGCAACCTGACGAGGTAAGCTCAAGAAAAAATCAAGCGCATTGGCTTCAATGTCATCACTTGTCTGAACCATATTGCATAGATATGCTATGCTATGATCTCTATCCTGATGATTTTTTTGCTTCTTTATGAAGTCAGTGACTATAATCCAGTTTTTTCCATTTGGAGGGCCAATTTTAGTGATTGTTTTGATCATATCACGTTGATACTCGTGAAATTCAGGAGAGTTAAAGGTGTTGTATAGTGTAGGGAGTGCTGATCTCGACTTGGCTCCTAATCTTCCTAAGGATACTAATGCTCTCCAGCATGGTCCCTGGTTGTTTGGATCTTGAATAGCTTCGATTAAGTAGGGGACTGCATCTTGAGAGTTGATTAAGCCTAGTGCGATTGCGGCGTTGTAATGCTCGTAGTTACGGCCTATGGAGCTGTGATCCTTTATCAGCATATACGATGCGATTTCTGGGATGGCGGCTTTTGCTTCGTATCCTATCTTGCCTAATGTATCTAAAATGTCTTCTGTAAAGATATGGTACTGATTTGTTTTTAAGTATTTTTGTAATGTGTTTACGCTGCTGCTAGCATATTTGCCCCAGATGCCTAATGTCTGGATGGCGTTACGCGCAATGATTCCTTCAGGATCTGGATTAATTTTTCCTTCCCAGACGTTGAGATTGGTTAGTTGAACCAACTCGTCGAAGTTTACTTCTAAAAATTCAGTTAGTTCGCTGATGATATTTTGAGTGAATTTTTCAGGAGTTTTTTTGTTTTTCATAGGTAAAAATGAGTAGGAATGATATTGTGTGTGACGGCCTCACTCCGGCATGCTGACGCATTCATATTTCCTTTTGATCCCCTTGCTCTTCTTGCCGCCGGTGACCTTAATGACCTGGCCGATATCACAGCTCCCGTCATTCTCTACGTAAACAATATCATTATACGAAAGCGTGCCTTTTGCGGGCATTTTTTTCAACACCTTGTTGCGAGCGGCCTGGTGGCATCCTGGTAGAAGTGCCAGAAGGAGCGTGGCAAGAAGAATGGCAGTCACATTTAATGAAAAGAATTTCATAGTATTTCCAACTCAGTTGTCTTCTTGCCAATAGAACTCAATATTCTGAAAAGGCAGGTTAATTGCCTGGATGTGATAAAAGGCGTTCTTACGATGTTTACTATAATGATATTCGCGCAGGGCCTTGGTGGTGATAAAGAAAATATTTCGCACACCATCCATATAGAACGGGGCATGACTGATCAGTAGCTGGGAGATATCCAGCACCGCATAGCCCCCTTCCTGTTGGGCAGCAGCAAAAAAGGCGTTTCTGTAGAGCGAATAGTCAAAGATATGTTCCTGTTTGGTGCGCTGCTCGTCACCATAGACCACAGCAGTATCCCGCAACAGCATCAGGTGGACGTAGTTATTGATTTCGTCCTCACAGGCAAGGCTGAATACATCTTTTCGTACCCCGAGTAAGATCGTACTGCTCGGGTCCAGTACCTCAATGTCCATCTCATTTTTTAGGATTGCCGAGTGCAGACGGTATTCCACCCCGTTTATCCGTAGAAAGAACAACTCGTCGCTGTACAGGGCCTGGAGTTTTGCATCATGGCGGATGATTTCGCTCAGAGTATTGGTGTCAGTAAAAAGCTCTGGGCTGATGACTCGCTCCTTTTTCACGTAGCCCTGTTGCAGTTTCTTGATATTATTATTCAGAAAAAGACGTTGGGCATACGCAGTGATTTCCTCTGGAGGAAGAGGCGGCCAGCGGTCCGGCGCATCTTGGTAGAGCTGCTTCTGGAGCAGGCAGGTGTAGCTCTTTTTCAGCCCGGTCTCTTGACGGACAAAAGTGCAGCCCAGGTTGCAATGCGGTAGCCACGGACAGCAGGCGCAGTCATCATCAATGTCGAGGAGATTTTCGTTGCGCTCCATCATATTCCAGCCGTTGCCAATCACCGCCTCCACGCCGTCGGTGAAGATATTGCCGTAGCGATATGCGGGTGATGACTGACCGCGTGGGCAGGAAAAGACCTCGCCGTCAAACTGGAGCAGGAAGAACTTGCCCCCGCAATTAACTGAAGAGCAACAATATTCCGGGGTAAATTCCTTGAACCACTCGGTGCGTAAGGCATTTTCCAAGGGAGTACCGACAAAGGCCTTTTTTACTGCCTGATAGAAACGGACCTGTTCAGCATCGCTGAGCATGGTTGCGCCAAGGTCCTGCTGGCTGAATCTACCTCTGTTCTTGTTCGAGTCAAAGCCGAACATGACATTGAAGCGGCTCATGTCCAGGCCGATCTCATAGTGGAGGAAGTTGATCTCGGCGATAAATTCATCAATCGCATCCAGGTGGGCGCGGGTGACCACGCAGGAGATCTTTTTGTTATGGGGATAGGTGGCCAGGAGTTTGAGATTTTCCTTGATTTGGGCGAGGGTGCTGCGTCCCTGTTTATCTCGGCGAAATTGTCCGTGCAGACGAAGGGGGAGGTCCACGCTGCCGCTGATTGAGACCCGGTGCTTAATAAAGACATCCCAATGTCGCTGAAAATCAAAGAGGTTGGTTTTGATGTGCGGCGGACTGACCCGGAAGCCCTGGGCTTTGATCTCTTCGCCATATTCTGCATAATGGCGGGCGGCTATGCTGAAGAGGCCGTCAAGGAGCTCTGAAGGAAGGGTAGTGACCTCGCCACCGTGAAAGGAAAGGTTAAAGGGCAGGTAGCCATGCGCTAACAGCTTCTCCAGGGCCGTGTTCAAGGTGCCGAGCACTTTGTCCGGCTCCGGCTTGGTAGCGGTCAGGTCACCCAGATAGCAGTAGCGGCAGCTCATGTTGCAGAACTTAGTCGGCACATAGAGCAGATGGATGGCCTTGCGGAACGGGCTTGTATCCTGGTTTACTTGCTGGTCTGCTTTCTCCTTAGTGTCAGCTTGTGCATTTGGCATCATCTGTTCATTGTCTCACGCTGCGAACCACCAGAAATAGATCAGTATCCCGGCGTTGAATAGGAGAAAGAAGACCGCGATCTGTTTTTTCCAGACTTCTTTACGCGCCTCGTTGGCAATGTATTTTACAAATTGACTGGTTTTTGTCTGGACAGAGAGGAGGCTAGGAAATTCCAGGAGGAGGGTCGGTCTGATGAAAAGGCGACCATCCCGGTTGCGAGCAAGGCGCCCTTGCACAGTTATACGTTCGTTATGGAGAATGAAGTGCTCTGCGAGATGATATTTTTTATACTTGCCGTGATCCTGAGCTGTCACCTGTGATGGACATCGAGCCTGTGTCTTTTCCTTGCTATGGAGTTCGAGCCAACTCTTGGTGAATTCCTCCATTGTAATATATACCCGGTGTTCCTTGTCTGCGAGCTCTATCTCCTCAGAAGACTGTTCACGCAGCAGAGGCTTACGCGCTGTTTCCATACCTCTGGCTGGCTTCTTGGCTTTGACCTGCCATTCAGCGGTTACCAGTGCGCTATAGTACGCACACTCTTTGTTACTCAAGGGTAGGCGGTGTGCCTTCTCTTCTGTGATTCTCCCCTTAAAACGGACATAGCAGTCAATCATATCCGGGCTGAACGGTGCCGGATTTTCAGCCATCCAGGCCCTTCTGTTAAATGCCCCAATTTTGCGCCATTGACAGTAGGCTATGATCAGGAGCAGCGCAGGTAGGATATATGCGAAGATAGGGTGCTCTTTGCCCCGCTCAGCGCCTGGTACATCATGAAACTGTAAGCTGGTATATTGCAGACCTGCTGTGAGCAGAAGAAAGAAAATACTTCTTATGATATTTGCAAACATTGCACCCTGTTCCGTTCGGTTTAGCCGTTATTGTTTCCGTTGTTGTTATTATTATTGTTGTTGTTATTGTTATTATTATTGTTGTTGCTGCTGAAGCCAGAGTCCAGATAGGTCGCTGTTGCTCTGGTCGTTTTTTCGCCTTCAGGGCCAAGGTAGTAGAGCGGATCAATTCGGGTTATTCGCTTGCCGTCAAAGCGGAGATAGTCTGTGCCCTTTGCGCCGGGCATCTTTTCTGCCCCACTCATGCCATCAATGGTAAAGAGATAAAGGGTGTCGTTGCGGAAGAGCACGTAAGGGTATCGCAGGTCATTGGAGATGAGGTGGGAGGTAATAATCTGTTGGGCTGCTGGAGTGTCTTTGATGCCGGTCTGTCGCAGATAGCTGCCCAGCTTTTTTTTCATCGCCTCTTCATCTTTGATCGCTGAGGACGATTCCATTTCCAAATCTATCATGACGCGCTCCTCCTGCGCTGGGAATGTTATGAGGGGTGGAAACTTTGTTGGATACGATAGCGTAGGAAGATGGAAGCTATTTGTCAAGAATAATATCTTGTTGTAGTTTGGTAGGAAGGGGCGGGGGGAGGGAGTAATACGCACCTCCTTCCCCGCTCTTGGTAGTTTTTTTCTTGCGTACAAAACCAAGTTTAGAGATAAGCGCCTTGCTCGGCAGGTTGTTGTCTGTGATGAACACCGAGAAACGCTCGTTGCCAATTATGGAGGACTTCTTTTTCAGAATAGCTTGGCATGCTTCCTGGGCATAGCCGTTGCCCCAGTATTCTTGGCGGAAGTAGTAGCCAAAATCCCACTCCTCATTGATCCATTGGAAACCGCATATGCCGATGAGAAGATCGTTTTTTTGCAATGCCACGCCTCGTCGAGCTGTGCCTTGGCCTTGAAGGGCCATCTGGTGTTGGAGCCAATCGGCTGATTCAGCCTTGCTCATTGGGCGACGCGGGCCGATGAAGCGCATGACATCGGGGGAGGAGAACATTGTGGTGAGGGAATCGAGGTCAGAGTGGGTAAGGTCTCTGAGGAGTAGGCGCTTGGTTGTGATCATTGGCAGGCGTTACACTATCTGAGCGTATTGCATGCGTGTTAACGCAATGTTATTTTGTAGAATTGTTCGAGTGTATCCTTCAATTCAAGCATGTTGTAGACGGAATGAGTACTTTTTTTGATGTTTTTTAGGGGATAACAGGTTGTGTCTTCCAACCAATACAAGATGACAATTCTATTTTTTTGAACAAGTCTTACGCCAGACATTGAACTGTATTCCTCAAGAGGCCACGTAACTTCATGTAGTTTCCATGTTGAACTCGTCCAATATTTATCAATTAGTGCAATAATAACATCAGATTCATTTAGTCTGTTCTCAATGAACTGGTATGAAGAAAACTTGTTGCTGCAGAAGTATGGCAGCTCATTCCTTTTACACAAATTCACAAGATCAGCGATGGCGTTGTCGTAGAGTTTGTGTTGGGGTACAAGCTCATTTATTTCAAATACGGAAAGGAAAATCATCTTTTTGAAAATGCTACTCTTCGGTTATCAAAGAATTTTCTTTTGGTAGCTGATGCGCAACTCAGGGCATACTTTCACTACGTGAAATAAAAAGCCAACGGAAAGCCCACCGAGACAATGCAAGACCATGTTGTGTAGGCCGGAAGGTAAGCCACGATCCATCGTTCAAGGTCATCAATGGTGTTTTTCCCTCTGGTAAAGCCTATATAGTACCATAAAATACCCTTGAGATGGCCGAATGCCAACAGGTTTGCGCCAAGCACGGCAATGCGGTTGGGTGTGAATCCGTATGATGTCAAACGAAAGAGGATCGCTGCCAGGGCAACGATATTGATGAGCAGTGTGGTTGATGCCAGCATGATATTCATGGCATCAGACATGCCTATTGTTTCTTTGGAGCCACGTTCTGAAATAGAGAAAACACATAATCCCAGGACAACCAGAAGGAGCGCGTTAAAAGCAATCAGGAAGTCTCTATCTGTGAAGGGGCTCTTTTGCTCCAGAATCATTGTAAGCAGATAGATAATAACAGTGGTAAGAAACAGTGGAGTGAACACCTTGGCCAGAAGCGGAGCTATTTTAAATCGCTTGCCGACAATCCGATCAATAAGCAGGGTTGCAACAATCGGGGAGGCCACTGCTCCATATACCACCACATTCTTCATGTACCATTCTTCTATGTTGAGACTAATCAGGTGAAAAAGAGCGACTGTGAGTCCGGTGAGTACCATGCCACCGATAAGGATGATGGTGCTATAGATGAGCAGTTCTCCGTTGTAGCGAATATAGTCCATCCTTCCAGAGAGATCTTTCCAGGCGCCGCCGAGAAAGGTGACACCAAGAAGAGACCAAAATACAAAGGGCATGTGGAGACAGGAAAGGACAATGGTTTGCGATTTTGGATTATCTGGCAGGAGGTTCAGGTAGACTATCCCGCCGATCAGCAGGGCGATAATAATGCCTGTGCTCCTTTTCCAGAAAGGCTTTCGCAGGCAGAAGTAGGCAATCAGGGCGCTGATGATAATTGTTCCGAGATTACGACTGTAAAACCTGTCATCATCCAGAGCTGGAAAAAAGAGGGGAAGCTTGACCACGGTGCCAGCAATGAAAGACAAAATAACCGTCCTCCATACGTCACCTGAGCGCCATCGGGAGGATGACAGCGGCGCATCTTTTCCTTCCTGGAAGAACAGGCGTTCATGCCAACCTGGAGGGTGATTGCATCGCTTTGTTCTGCAAGGACATCAGGGAGGGCCTGGGTAAACTCTTTGGGCTGCGCTCGATAGAGTGCCTCCAATTCGTGGGGGGAGTCGGCAGCTGCAATAATTTGTTCTTTCATATTGTTTACAGGTGGATGCCTTGAGTCAGTATCGGCAGGAGCTCGTCCATAGGCGGCAGAGGGTCGTTCGGTGTATCCATTCGGACGTGCAGGGTTGGGCGATAGGTGAAGGCATCTTCATAGGTGACCTGGATGCCGTTGGTCAGTATGCCCTGTGAACTTCTGCATTACCAGCCATGAGCACGGCTTTGACCATGTCTTCGGGCCAGTTGGGGTTCTTCAGGGCAACTGCTGCAGCAACTTCGTCGTAGCCGTTGATGTCTTGAGGGATGAAGCGGAGCTTGTAGGAGCCAGGGGTGGTTAGGGGGTTAGGTTCGGGGCGATAGTGAATTGGTGCCATACTGTCCTCCTGCTGGGTTAAGGTTTTGATGCGATGAGGAAATATGTATAACGAGTCAATGTAGGAGGCAGGTGAGTGTTTGTCAAGAAAATAGCGGCAATTATTGCAGCTTATTGCTGGATGGTACGGATTTGGACGGGCGGGAGAGCGGAACAGGGGGTGAGCAGCCGGTAGCATAGAGGTTGGAGCGAGGGTATCATATAGGTATGTCTTCGGGACTTACCTGTATGGTACTGAGAGACTTACCTAGGTATGTGTCCGGGACTTACCCGTATGGTACCGGGGGAGATAAGGGGATGGGAGATGAAGTTACACGAGCATGTGAGATTGGGTCGAACGTGTTGTTGAGGGAAAGGCTGGCGGGTGGTGGTGAAGAGGAGAGTAATATTTATTACTTAGCATGCGCATTTTTTGTATCGACTTGATTAACCTTTAGATTCTCTGGATAAACAACACTCGTGATAGCTGTTTTGCCTTTTAGTATAGATTGCCAAATACTAAGCACTTCTTCTGGACTGTCGGCTTTCTCTGACATGGCTTGTGCAAGGTTTAGGGATAGGCTTGTAAACTCGGGACCTGAAAAGTCGTTGCCGATATCCTTTAAGTGTTGCCTGGTGGCATCATCAAGGAATACCGCAAGATTTCTTTTGCGGATGTCAGCTTGATATCCATTAGCACTACTCATGATGATTTCAATTGCCTTAAGAAGGCGTTCCTGCGCGGCCTGTTTATTTTGATTTCGGAATGCAAAAATACCTGC is drawn from Candidatus Electrothrix aestuarii and contains these coding sequences:
- a CDS encoding DUF4360 domain-containing protein, giving the protein MKKIQAFTLAVLVASIALVASQALAGSSVYFKSPVKARGTGCPGNNSMSVSGENTDTLTVLFDQFDAARPKNNAASGMMRTACSFAIPVHVPAGWQVSTMTADWRGYAEGKTKLHREYFFAGQRGPRADDSPKGDFSLRDNLMHTTWSKCGAGNVIIRINSSVRAASSPSYIAVDTLDLKNKIIFHLKSRKCN
- a CDS encoding DUF4360 domain-containing protein, with the protein product MKLLKVFFALVVLTVFAGQAFAGPPVYFKAPVKFRGTGCPGPNSVSVSGEGTDTMTVLFDQFDAARPKNNAASGMMRASCSFVVPVHVPQGLQVSTMTADWRGYAEGRTKLHREYFFAGQRGPRLDDSPRGDYTLHDNLAHGTVVWGKCGADVPMRINASVRATSNPSYIAVDTVDLKNKIVFHLKWKKCGR
- the amt gene encoding ammonium transporter translates to MKKKMLLTGALLTLSLLPTLAGAGDEPTAQGVQTNLDYVWTLVAAALVFFMQAGFAMVEAGFTRAKNAINIMMKNLMDFSMGSLFFWAIGFGLMFGTSGTGWFGTDGFFLSDFKVGGDPWVLAFWMFQCVFAATAATIVSGAMAERTKFTSYLIYSAALCAFIYPVFGSWAWGSLFHGSGWLEGMGFIDFAGSTVVHSIGGWAALAGAIVIGPRVGKYGKNGEVKAIPGHNIPLAAVGVFILWLGWFGFNPGSTTAGITDIAMIFVNTNLAACAGAVTGMLTSWVMFKKPDISMSLNGALAGLVGITAGCANVSPTSSAIIGAIAGVLVVFSVVIIDRMHIDDPVGAVSVHGVCGAWGTLAAGIFNMEGVTAKIITTQLIGIGAAFAWSFGCAFILFTVIKMTVGLRVTEEEEIEGLDYGEHGSHAYADFMTK
- a CDS encoding P-II family nitrogen regulator — protein: MKKIEVIIKPFKLDDLKEALNELGIKGMTVSEVKGFGRQKGHTEIYRGAEYKVDFIPKIKIEIVIDASEVDKVIDAVISSTRTGKIGDGKIFVLPVDTVCRIRTGEKGKEAI
- a CDS encoding transposase, with product MKKEPVKRYSQALKQQVVREYEEGVSIYSLRQKYGIGAHGTVERWIKKFGRSGYRAEVVHIQTVEDQLEFKAMKSRIKELESALAQSVLENRMLETTIEVADQSLGTDIKKISGGNYNQGSSCKADQQAGGL
- a CDS encoding IS3 family transposase, with amino-acid sequence MSRQAYYQALQRQMLQAAENQLIVELVRAIRQRHPRMGGRKLHYELQDSMTALGIFRGRDAFFKLLSAHNLLVPTRLSRRRTTHAGLWRCPNLLIDLTITHVHQAWVGDITYITTEAGFVYLALLTDVFSRFIVGFDLSSSLAVEGCDRALKQAIAQADGADLRGLIHHSDHGVQYTAWLYRERLQKMEIRSSMGEVGNCYENALAERVNGILKGEYGLDDLFIDKEHAQKAVREAVWLYNYERPHLALNYGKPAEIYFEKIDVK
- a CDS encoding DUF6719 family protein, with product MKFFSLNVTAILLATLLLALLPGCHQAARNKVLKKMPAKGTLSYNDIVYVENDGSCDIGQVIKVTGGKKSKGIKRKYECVSMPE
- a CDS encoding SPASM domain-containing protein codes for the protein MMPNAQADTKEKADQQVNQDTSPFRKAIHLLYVPTKFCNMSCRYCYLGDLTATKPEPDKVLGTLNTALEKLLAHGYLPFNLSFHGGEVTTLPSELLDGLFSIAARHYAEYGEEIKAQGFRVSPPHIKTNLFDFQRHWDVFIKHRVSISGSVDLPLRLHGQFRRDKQGRSTLAQIKENLKLLATYPHNKKISCVVTRAHLDAIDEFIAEINFLHYEIGLDMSRFNVMFGFDSNKNRGRFSQQDLGATMLSDAEQVRFYQAVKKAFVGTPLENALRTEWFKEFTPEYCCSSVNCGGKFFLLQFDGEVFSCPRGQSSPAYRYGNIFTDGVEAVIGNGWNMMERNENLLDIDDDCACCPWLPHCNLGCTFVRQETGLKKSYTCLLQKQLYQDAPDRWPPLPPEEITAYAQRLFLNNNIKKLQQGYVKKERVISPELFTDTNTLSEIIRHDAKLQALYSDELFFLRINGVEYRLHSAILKNEMDIEVLDPSSTILLGVRKDVFSLACEDEINNYVHLMLLRDTAVVYGDEQRTKQEHIFDYSLYRNAFFAAAQQEGGYAVLDISQLLISHAPFYMDGVRNIFFITTKALREYHYSKHRKNAFYHIQAINLPFQNIEFYWQEDN
- a CDS encoding GNAT family N-acetyltransferase, yielding MITTKRLLLRDLTHSDLDSLTTMFSSPDVMRFIGPRRPMSKAESADWLQHQMALQGQGTARRGVALQKNDLLIGICGFQWINEEWDFGYYFRQEYWGNGYAQEACQAILKKKSSIIGNERFSVFITDNNLPSKALISKLGFVRKKKTTKSGEGGAYYSLPPPLPTKLQQDIILDK